One genomic window of Cygnus olor isolate bCygOlo1 chromosome 3, bCygOlo1.pri.v2, whole genome shotgun sequence includes the following:
- the OSTM1 gene encoding osteopetrosis-associated transmembrane protein 1 translates to MAPLPGFHLRLLLLLLLLLVLLLLPPGPAAGLQALGEAAEMAAGLRAGLPELELVLTGLEPPELEPPELEPECRRLLAAFAEGSAALSGCLARRARPVRLCQACRGQYRSLLGRYRDIARALGNSSESHNCAKSILTSDRLQIVVTLSEFFNETWETANCANCLKNNSEGLSNSTVEFLDLFNKSLTCFEHNLQGQAIDVSPNNYTEVCKNCNGTYKMLNDLYNNLQKLNRHGSESGHSAHLCIDVEDAMNITRKLWSRTFNCSVPCSDTVPVIAVSSFILFLPVVFYLSSFLHSKQKKRILILPKRIQSNASLVNIQEKYS, encoded by the exons ATGGCGCCGCTGCCCGGCTTCCAtctccgcctcctcctcctcctcctcctcctcctcgtgctgctgctgctgccgcccggccccgccgcggggctgcAGGCGCTGGGCGAGGCGGCCGAGATggcggccgggctgcgggcCGGGCTGCCCGAGCTGGAGCTGGTGCTGACCGGGCTGGAGCCGCCCGAGCTGGAGCCGCCCGAGCTGGAGCCCGAGTGCCGCCGGCTGCTGGCCGCCTTCGCGGAGGGCAGCGCGGCGCTGTCGGGGTGCCTGGCCCGCCGAGCCCGCCCCGTGCGGCTGTGCCAGGCGTGCCGCGGGCAGTACCGCAGCCTGCTGGGCCGCTACCGGGACATCGCCCGCGCCCTCGGG AATTCTTCTGAGAGCCACAATTGTGCCAAAAGCATCTTGACCTCGGACAGGCTGCAGATAGTTGTGACCCTTTCAGAGTTCTTTAACGAAACCTGGGAGACAGCCAACTGTGCAA ATTGTTTAAAGAACAACAGTGAGGGATTATCAAATTCTACTGTAGAATTCCTGGATTTATTCAATAAGTCTCTGACATGTTTTGAACATAaccttcag GGACAAGCCATCGATGTGTCACCAAATAACTACACCGAAGTATGTAAGAACTGCAACGGAACCTACAAGATGTTGAACGACCTCTATAACAACTTGCAGAAGCTGAACAGACATGGCAGTGAGTCTGGACACTCCGCACACTTGTGTATCGATGTGGAAGATGCA ATGAACATCACTCGGAAGCTTTGGAGCAGGACTTTCAACTGCTCCGTTCCCTGCAGTGATACGGTCCCGGTGATTGCAGTTTCATCCTTCATCCTCTTCCTACCTGTTGTTTTTTATCTTAGTAGCTTCCTTCACTCAAAGCAGAAGAAACGGATACTCATTCTGC